From Pseudomonadota bacterium, the proteins below share one genomic window:
- a CDS encoding response regulator produces the protein MLCPLPREAGAAGGGVTSSYLVVDDSRAMRAYISGALRSALDCRVDEASSGFEALRLFPRGSYDAVIADINMPDINGFELIRHLRASERQGGVPIIIISTQTADRDVERARALGANQFLRKPFTPEEIVDAIKACTSAEEISR, from the coding sequence ATGCTCTGCCCTCTCCCCCGGGAGGCCGGGGCGGCAGGAGGCGGCGTGACCTCGAGCTACCTGGTGGTCGACGATTCGCGGGCGATGCGGGCGTACATCTCCGGCGCGCTCCGCTCGGCGCTGGATTGCCGCGTCGACGAGGCGTCGTCCGGGTTCGAGGCGCTGCGGCTGTTCCCGCGGGGATCGTACGATGCAGTGATCGCCGACATCAACATGCCCGACATCAACGGCTTCGAGCTCATCCGCCACCTGCGCGCATCGGAGCGCCAAGGCGGCGTCCCGATCATCATCATCTCGACGCAGACGGCGGATCGGGACGTCGAGCGCGCGCGTGCGCTCGGCGCAAACCAGTTCCTCCGCAAGCCGTTCACGCCGGAGGAGATCGTCGACGCGATCAAGGCGTGCACGTCCGCAGAGGAGATCTCGCGATGA
- a CDS encoding chemotaxis protein CheA, whose translation MTKPRRRDASKAMKEFLSEAQELVESLSRNLLDIDAALKGGEPDPEMINEVFRGWHTLKGLASTFGAEPLARLAHEEENLLDDIRLGRVELTAAALDSLLESVETAIGALNAIDASGDAGAADAAVQASRVARPPAEEAADAARAPQPQVDIDLHEIVAPEVLEVLTEFEEHRLKTNLQQGRGVYRVRTRFALQSIDSELEAIKRRLKPLGEIITYLPSTESSDPDVLDIDVILVLHESLDALDAALDGIEAKREQIVPPRAAPRDTSQTLQPRPGRSDEAARGAAEDHPPAADSLPAVPEPKEAALVSKRGGEQDASLRSVSQSVRVDIGKLDRLMNAVGELNIIRTAIAKVSEELRSSTGRRDLAIELHRVTRGFERRLAEMREGILEVRMVPIGQMFDRLTRMTRKISRSLGKEVHLVIAGADTEVDKLIIEELSDPLMHIIRNSIDHGVEEPSERRAAGKPDVGTVALTAYQKGNHVLIEVEDDGAGIDGERVVTAAARRGFLSAEQASSLSAREILNLIFLPGVTTAKEATELSGRGVGMDVVKTNISALGGVVEVQSELGIGTKFTITMPVTLAIIPALLVSVSGDTYAVPLNTVAEALILSPADVQTVLGAEVMTLRGKTLPLCRLDRFFGRPRTEPLPDGSRVVVASLGQRRLGLVVDGLVGQQDVVIKPLGDSLAEAGCFAGATEIGDQRLSLVLDTVAIIEEFFAIGDESSRPASVTG comes from the coding sequence ATGACGAAACCGCGGCGTCGCGACGCGTCCAAGGCGATGAAGGAGTTCCTGAGCGAAGCGCAGGAGCTCGTCGAGAGCCTGAGCCGGAACCTCCTCGACATCGACGCGGCGCTCAAGGGCGGCGAGCCGGACCCGGAGATGATCAACGAGGTGTTCCGCGGCTGGCACACGCTCAAGGGGCTCGCCTCGACCTTCGGCGCCGAGCCGCTCGCCAGGCTGGCGCACGAGGAGGAGAACCTCCTCGACGATATCCGCCTTGGCCGGGTGGAGCTGACCGCCGCCGCCCTGGACTCGCTGCTCGAGAGCGTCGAGACGGCCATCGGCGCGCTGAACGCCATCGATGCGTCTGGCGACGCCGGCGCCGCGGACGCCGCGGTCCAGGCCTCCCGGGTGGCGAGGCCGCCGGCGGAGGAAGCGGCCGACGCGGCGCGGGCGCCGCAGCCGCAGGTCGACATCGATCTGCACGAGATCGTGGCCCCCGAGGTGCTCGAGGTGCTCACCGAGTTCGAGGAGCACCGCCTCAAGACCAACCTGCAGCAGGGCCGCGGCGTGTACCGCGTGCGGACCCGGTTCGCGCTCCAGTCGATTGACTCCGAGCTGGAAGCCATCAAGCGCCGGCTCAAGCCGCTCGGCGAGATCATCACGTACCTCCCGTCGACGGAGAGCAGCGACCCGGATGTTCTCGACATCGACGTCATCCTCGTTCTCCACGAGTCGCTCGACGCGCTCGACGCTGCGCTCGACGGGATCGAGGCGAAGCGCGAGCAGATCGTGCCGCCGCGCGCCGCCCCGCGCGACACGTCCCAGACGCTGCAGCCCAGGCCGGGGCGGAGCGACGAGGCCGCACGCGGCGCCGCAGAGGATCACCCTCCCGCGGCGGACAGCCTCCCCGCGGTCCCGGAGCCGAAGGAGGCTGCGCTCGTCTCGAAGCGCGGCGGCGAGCAGGACGCGAGCCTGCGCTCCGTGAGCCAGTCCGTGCGCGTCGACATCGGCAAGCTCGATCGCCTCATGAACGCCGTCGGCGAACTCAACATCATCCGGACCGCCATCGCGAAGGTGAGCGAGGAGCTGCGCTCGTCGACGGGAAGGCGCGATCTCGCGATCGAGCTCCACCGCGTCACCCGGGGGTTCGAGCGGCGGCTCGCGGAGATGCGCGAGGGGATCCTCGAGGTCCGCATGGTGCCGATCGGGCAGATGTTCGACCGGCTGACGCGGATGACCCGCAAGATCTCCAGGAGCCTCGGCAAGGAGGTCCACCTCGTCATCGCCGGCGCCGACACCGAGGTCGACAAGCTGATCATCGAGGAGCTCTCGGATCCGCTCATGCACATCATCCGCAACTCCATCGATCACGGTGTCGAGGAGCCGTCCGAGCGGCGCGCGGCGGGCAAGCCGGACGTGGGCACGGTCGCGCTGACGGCGTACCAGAAGGGCAACCACGTGCTCATCGAGGTCGAGGACGACGGCGCCGGGATCGACGGCGAGCGGGTCGTCACGGCCGCGGCGCGGCGCGGGTTCCTCTCGGCCGAGCAGGCGAGCTCGCTGTCGGCGCGCGAGATACTGAACCTCATCTTCCTTCCCGGAGTGACGACGGCGAAGGAGGCGACGGAGCTCTCCGGCCGCGGCGTCGGCATGGACGTGGTCAAGACGAACATCTCCGCGCTCGGCGGCGTGGTCGAGGTGCAGTCCGAGCTCGGGATCGGGACCAAGTTCACCATCACGATGCCGGTGACGCTCGCCATCATCCCTGCGCTCCTCGTGTCGGTGAGCGGCGACACGTATGCCGTGCCGCTCAACACCGTGGCGGAGGCGCTGATCCTGTCACCCGCCGATGTCCAGACCGTGTTGGGCGCGGAGGTGATGACGCTGCGCGGGAAGACGCTCCCGCTCTGCCGGCTCGATCGCTTCTTCGGGCGCCCGCGCACCGAGCCGCTCCCCGACGGATCGCGGGTCGTCGTCGCGTCGCTCGGCCAGCGCCGGCTCGGCCTCGTCGTGGACGGCCTCGTCGGCCAGCAGGACGTCGTGATCAAGCCGCTCGGCGACAGCCTCGCCGAGGCGGGGTGCTTCGCCGGCGCGACCGAGATCGGCGATCAGCGGCTCTCGCTCGTGCTGGACACGGTCGCGATCATCGAGGAGTTCTTCGCCATCGGCGACGAGTCGTCTCGGCCCGCCTCGGTGACGGGATAG
- a CDS encoding chemotaxis protein CheW, protein MSTSLVLPPLASLGPKPRRHRGDRGSAGAALSFLGFTLEREEYGADLNLVTQIVKPPVLTWVPRVRPHVLGVISIRGAVVTLVDLRQLIGLSPTSWPRTSRVLLTSHGGEPIGLLVDRVTHVHRVSVEEFETGLALEESARTECVLGIARPNPTTRVTILDVVGVLTELMR, encoded by the coding sequence GTGTCGACCTCACTCGTCCTCCCGCCGCTCGCATCGTTGGGGCCGAAGCCCCGGCGGCACCGCGGCGATCGCGGCAGCGCGGGCGCGGCGTTGAGCTTCCTCGGTTTCACGCTCGAGCGGGAGGAGTACGGCGCCGACCTGAACCTGGTGACGCAGATCGTCAAGCCGCCGGTCCTGACCTGGGTTCCCCGCGTGCGGCCGCACGTGCTCGGGGTCATCTCGATCCGCGGAGCGGTCGTGACGCTCGTCGATCTTCGCCAGCTCATCGGCCTCAGCCCGACCTCCTGGCCCCGCACGAGCCGCGTGCTCCTCACGAGCCACGGGGGCGAGCCGATAGGGCTCCTCGTCGACCGCGTGACGCACGTACATCGCGTCTCGGTTGAGGAGTTCGAGACCGGCCTCGCCCTCGAGGAGAGCGCCCGGACAGAGTGCGTCCTCGGCATCGCGCGGCCGAACCCGACGACCCGCGTGACCATCCTCGACGTCGTCGGCGTCCTCACGGAGCTGATGCGATGA
- a CDS encoding chemotaxis protein CheW, translating into MKFDLFGRLSGPRPEDEHKLIVFRIAEIRCGLGIMGVREIVNPGRIVPIPTAPPFVLGAADHRSSLVPVVDLRRRLGLPPAPSPRAKWVVALSGGREVALVVDVVTGVVSIGAAEKRERHPLTDGTDVAWVKAVYGGAAGLLFELDVEAILGVDVPVAPEAVS; encoded by the coding sequence ATGAAGTTCGATCTCTTCGGCAGGCTGTCCGGGCCGCGCCCCGAGGACGAGCACAAGCTGATCGTCTTCCGGATCGCGGAGATCCGTTGCGGCCTCGGCATCATGGGCGTGCGCGAGATCGTGAACCCCGGCCGGATCGTGCCGATCCCGACGGCGCCGCCGTTCGTCCTCGGCGCGGCGGATCACAGGAGCTCGCTCGTCCCGGTGGTCGACCTGCGCCGCAGGCTCGGGCTGCCGCCCGCGCCCTCCCCCCGCGCGAAGTGGGTCGTCGCGCTGTCCGGCGGCCGGGAAGTCGCGCTGGTCGTCGACGTGGTCACCGGCGTCGTGTCCATCGGCGCAGCGGAGAAACGCGAGCGGCACCCGCTGACGGACGGCACGGACGTCGCGTGGGTCAAGGCGGTCTACGGCGGCGCGGCCGGGCTCCTGTTCGAGCTCGACGTCGAGGCGATCCTCGGGGTCGACGTGCCGGTCGCACCGGAGGCAGTCTCTTGA
- a CDS encoding HEAT repeat domain-containing protein produces MFSADQIASRLLDQSPEVRRRALRQLALLPPADAIRLGMLALGDGDWRVRKETVAVLSELGDGAELVAALLEAIEQDDNVGLRNAAAEALAHVRGPAFELVVARLDALEGTTRKIALEVIGRSADVRASGILIDHLSSADANLAATAAELLGEHGGAATVAALAGCLESGNPMLALAALQSLNRLGASLPFDRLEPLCGTPLYGMEIMAALGRSGDPAAVHVILRRVAEEPAAAKALTLLHERGQPAAAAVEGALGMASPGVLDALAELAMRGDALERRAAVLCLLWSRRAEHVSLLVTLAQEESLHPIVIEGLAAWSAAAIAALDALLPKARGRLLASVISVLGRLVDDPGGLARAPLFSAHLNSADLVVATAAAGALARFGDDSSVARLIELAASPQERVRRSAGHALAQIGVRHPEPVRVALRGLGLEGDRGVELMRAYQVVGRPEDVPSLAAAASSPLPQLRRAALGAIAAIAGPGAVDTISLAMTDENADVRTAAVAALSRIGPAASETIVSALRTADGPLRAALVRALGRVGHPEAPAILRGLARESAELAMASIEAFQSLGLDPGELKGELLHHREAEVAKKALVLLDESVTDAELVALLVADAWDVRLAAVERLSRRARGAPGIVGALRAALADEEDDLVRASIERSLSALGGEQ; encoded by the coding sequence ATGTTTTCCGCAGATCAGATCGCGTCCCGCCTCCTCGATCAGAGCCCCGAGGTCCGGCGCCGCGCCTTGAGGCAGCTCGCGCTCCTCCCGCCAGCCGACGCCATCCGGCTCGGCATGCTCGCCCTCGGAGACGGGGACTGGCGCGTGCGCAAGGAGACCGTGGCGGTGCTCAGCGAGCTCGGGGACGGCGCCGAGCTCGTCGCCGCCCTGCTCGAGGCGATCGAGCAGGACGACAACGTCGGCCTGCGCAACGCCGCGGCCGAGGCGCTCGCCCACGTTCGGGGACCGGCGTTCGAGCTCGTCGTCGCGCGCCTCGACGCGCTCGAGGGAACGACCCGCAAGATCGCGCTCGAGGTGATCGGGCGATCGGCGGACGTGCGCGCCTCAGGGATCCTGATCGACCACCTCTCGAGTGCGGACGCGAACCTCGCAGCGACCGCCGCCGAGCTGCTCGGCGAGCACGGAGGCGCGGCGACCGTGGCCGCGCTCGCCGGCTGCCTCGAGAGCGGGAACCCGATGCTCGCCCTCGCCGCGCTCCAGTCGCTCAACCGGCTCGGGGCGAGCCTCCCGTTCGACAGGCTCGAGCCGCTCTGCGGGACGCCGCTGTACGGGATGGAGATCATGGCCGCGCTCGGCCGATCCGGCGATCCGGCGGCGGTCCACGTCATCCTCCGGCGGGTGGCCGAGGAGCCCGCGGCCGCGAAGGCGCTGACGCTCCTCCACGAGCGCGGGCAGCCGGCCGCGGCCGCGGTCGAGGGTGCGCTCGGGATGGCGAGCCCCGGCGTGCTCGACGCGCTCGCCGAGCTCGCCATGCGGGGCGATGCCCTGGAGCGGCGCGCCGCCGTGCTGTGCCTCCTGTGGTCCAGGCGCGCCGAGCACGTCTCGCTGCTGGTGACGCTCGCGCAGGAGGAGTCGCTGCACCCGATTGTCATCGAGGGGCTCGCGGCGTGGAGCGCCGCGGCGATCGCGGCCCTGGACGCGCTGCTCCCGAAGGCCCGCGGGCGCCTGCTCGCCTCCGTGATCAGCGTCCTCGGCCGCCTCGTCGACGACCCCGGCGGGCTGGCCCGCGCACCGCTGTTCTCCGCGCACCTGAACTCGGCGGATCTCGTCGTCGCGACCGCGGCGGCCGGAGCGCTCGCGCGTTTCGGTGACGACTCGTCGGTCGCGCGCCTCATCGAGCTCGCCGCGTCCCCGCAGGAGCGCGTCCGGCGGTCCGCGGGGCACGCGCTCGCCCAGATCGGCGTCCGGCACCCGGAGCCGGTGCGCGTTGCGCTGCGAGGCCTCGGGCTCGAGGGCGATCGCGGCGTCGAGCTGATGCGCGCCTACCAGGTCGTCGGGCGGCCAGAGGACGTCCCGTCGCTCGCGGCGGCGGCCTCCTCTCCGCTCCCCCAGCTCCGGCGCGCGGCGCTCGGGGCGATCGCGGCGATCGCCGGGCCCGGCGCGGTGGACACGATCTCGCTCGCCATGACCGACGAGAACGCGGACGTCCGGACGGCCGCGGTGGCCGCGCTCTCCCGGATCGGGCCCGCCGCGTCGGAGACGATCGTCTCGGCGCTACGGACCGCCGATGGGCCGCTCCGCGCCGCCTTGGTCCGCGCGCTCGGCCGCGTCGGCCACCCAGAGGCGCCGGCGATCCTGCGCGGGCTCGCCCGCGAGTCGGCCGAATTGGCGATGGCCTCCATCGAGGCGTTCCAGAGCCTCGGGCTCGATCCAGGGGAGCTGAAGGGGGAGCTCCTCCACCACAGGGAGGCGGAGGTCGCCAAGAAGGCGCTCGTCCTGCTCGACGAGTCGGTGACGGACGCCGAGCTCGTCGCGCTGCTCGTCGCCGACGCCTGGGACGTCCGGCTCGCCGCGGTCGAAAGGCTGTCTCGGCGGGCGAGGGGCGCCCCGGGGATCGTGGGCGCGCTCCGCGCGGCGCTCGCTGACGAGGAGGACGATCTCGTCCGCGCCTCGATCGAGCGGTCGCTCTCGGCCCTCGGCGGGGAGCAGTAG
- a CDS encoding protein-glutamate O-methyltransferase CheR: MRLCDPSFPLSPERFRLLRDHINRRFGIYFGDDDRYLVESRLAERLVQLEIESFDDYHNFLLYNPSGEEEAEQAAEILTTNETYFFREEYQLRAFAREVLPRLRERLGSRRRLMIWSAGCSSGEEAYTIAMIVLDSGLFQGWDVRIFGSDLSSRMLAKARRGIFGGAAFRTTPEAIQRRHFVEVEPGQWRIGDDVRALCHFGHLNLLDEEKIVFVGRADAVFCRNVLIYFDKRSKRKGINILYDRLSDGGYLLLGHTESLLNLSTAFEIVHLSEDLVYRRPEVGRGA, encoded by the coding sequence ATGCGGCTCTGCGATCCCTCCTTCCCGCTGTCCCCCGAGCGCTTCCGGCTGCTGCGCGATCACATCAACCGGCGGTTCGGCATCTACTTCGGGGACGACGATCGCTACCTCGTCGAGAGCCGCCTCGCGGAGCGCCTCGTGCAGCTCGAGATCGAGTCGTTCGACGACTACCACAACTTCCTCCTGTACAACCCGAGCGGCGAGGAGGAGGCGGAGCAGGCGGCCGAGATCCTGACGACGAACGAGACCTACTTCTTCCGCGAGGAGTACCAGCTGCGGGCGTTCGCCAGGGAGGTCCTGCCGCGGCTCCGCGAGCGCCTCGGCAGCCGCCGGCGCCTCATGATCTGGTCCGCGGGCTGCTCGTCCGGCGAGGAGGCGTACACGATCGCGATGATCGTGCTCGACTCGGGCCTGTTCCAGGGCTGGGACGTGCGCATCTTCGGCAGCGATCTGAGCTCGCGCATGCTCGCCAAGGCGCGCCGCGGGATCTTCGGCGGCGCCGCGTTCCGCACGACCCCCGAGGCGATTCAGCGCCGCCACTTCGTCGAGGTCGAGCCCGGGCAGTGGCGGATCGGCGACGACGTCCGCGCCCTGTGCCACTTCGGGCACCTGAACCTCCTCGACGAGGAGAAGATCGTGTTCGTCGGCCGCGCGGACGCGGTGTTCTGTCGCAACGTGCTCATCTACTTCGACAAGCGCTCCAAGAGGAAGGGGATAAACATCCTGTACGATCGCCTCTCCGATGGCGGCTACCTCCTGCTCGGCCACACGGAGTCGCTGCTCAACCTGTCCACGGCGTTCGAGATCGTCCACCTGTCGGAGGATCTCGTCTACCGCCGCCCCGAGGTCGGTCGTGGCGCTTGA
- the cheB gene encoding chemotaxis-specific protein-glutamate methyltransferase CheB: MALERRIKVLVVDDSAYNRKAISEILEGIPEAAVVGKAADGQEALQLALLERPDVITLDLEMPRMDGFAFLRLLMSAQPTPVIVISAYAEKENVFRALELGALDFVAKPTSKISPEIYDIREEVLRKVRLAAEVGPHTLHRLQSYLPADLSPTGGYPVAAPARVKTHAAGKAPAAERIVVIAASTGGPATLTRILSALPADLDAGIAVAQHMPPRFTTTFSERLGKQCALRVTELTALDVLRSGTVYIAPGDHNLEITAAAQGAVVKAVRPSPKDKYVPSGNLLFQSAAHTLREKVLGVVLTGMGDDGAAGALAVSGAGGEILVESRETAIVDGMPSAALRSVPGATEIPADKIALRIAQFARGAG; encoded by the coding sequence GTGGCGCTTGAGCGGCGGATCAAGGTGCTCGTCGTCGACGACTCCGCGTACAACCGCAAGGCGATCTCCGAGATCCTCGAGGGGATCCCCGAGGCGGCGGTCGTAGGCAAGGCGGCCGACGGCCAGGAGGCGCTCCAGCTCGCGCTCCTCGAGCGGCCCGACGTCATCACGCTCGACCTCGAGATGCCGCGCATGGACGGCTTCGCGTTCCTGCGGCTCCTCATGTCCGCGCAGCCCACGCCCGTGATCGTCATCAGCGCCTACGCCGAGAAGGAGAACGTGTTCCGCGCGCTCGAGCTCGGCGCGCTCGACTTCGTCGCCAAGCCGACCTCCAAGATCTCGCCGGAGATCTACGACATCCGCGAGGAGGTGCTGCGCAAGGTCCGGCTCGCGGCCGAGGTCGGTCCGCACACGCTGCACAGGCTCCAGTCGTACCTGCCCGCGGACCTGTCGCCGACCGGCGGCTACCCGGTCGCGGCGCCGGCGCGCGTCAAGACGCACGCCGCAGGAAAGGCCCCGGCGGCCGAGCGGATCGTCGTCATCGCCGCGTCCACGGGCGGCCCGGCCACGCTGACGCGGATCCTGAGCGCGTTGCCAGCGGATCTCGACGCGGGAATCGCCGTGGCGCAGCACATGCCGCCGCGCTTCACGACCACGTTCTCGGAGCGCCTCGGCAAGCAGTGCGCGCTCCGGGTCACCGAGCTCACCGCGCTCGACGTGCTCCGAAGCGGCACGGTGTACATAGCGCCCGGCGACCACAACCTCGAGATCACCGCCGCGGCGCAGGGGGCGGTAGTCAAGGCGGTGCGGCCGTCGCCGAAGGACAAGTACGTCCCGTCCGGGAACCTCCTGTTCCAGAGCGCGGCGCACACCTTGCGCGAGAAGGTGCTCGGCGTGGTGCTCACCGGCATGGGCGACGACGGCGCTGCGGGCGCGCTCGCGGTGTCCGGCGCGGGCGGGGAGATCCTCGTCGAGTCGCGCGAGACCGCGATCGTGGACGGCATGCCGAGCGCGGCGCTGCGCAGCGTCCCGGGCGCGACCGAGATCCCGGCCGACAAGATCGCCCTCCGCATCGCGCAGTTCGCGCGCGGGGCGGGGTGA
- a CDS encoding CBS domain-containing protein: MFVKEILDQKSKDLWTVSPDASVFDALKLMADKGVGALVVLGKEDVVGIISERDYARKIILHGKVSKDTPVREIMSTQVYGVQLDTTAEECMTIMTDKRFRHLPVCKDGKIVGVVSIGDIVKAIISQQKITIGHLEDYVMGKYPG; this comes from the coding sequence GTGTTCGTAAAAGAAATTCTGGATCAGAAGAGCAAGGATCTCTGGACCGTCTCTCCCGACGCGTCGGTCTTCGACGCCCTCAAGCTCATGGCGGACAAGGGCGTCGGCGCGCTCGTCGTGCTCGGGAAGGAAGACGTCGTGGGTATCATCTCGGAGCGGGACTATGCCCGCAAGATCATCCTCCACGGCAAGGTCTCGAAGGACACGCCCGTCCGGGAGATCATGTCCACCCAGGTCTACGGCGTGCAACTCGACACGACCGCCGAGGAGTGCATGACCATCATGACGGATAAGCGCTTCCGGCACCTCCCCGTCTGCAAGGACGGGAAGATCGTCGGCGTCGTCTCCATCGGCGACATCGTCAAGGCCATCATCAGCCAGCAGAAGATCACCATCGGCCACCTCGAAGACTACGTCATGGGCAAGTACCCGGGCTGA
- a CDS encoding LptA/OstA family protein, translated as MTELRTIRIALLTAAIAWCASAPAQKAPDRVEVEADRLTIDQGKHSARFVGSVVARYGELTLTCDEMTATYDERGAIASLEARGRVGVRRGDATAEARSARLDVKRKTLVLEGAPVVTRGPHRLSGKRVEVRLDTGAVEVLEARGTFAFPLEGGR; from the coding sequence ATGACTGAGCTCCGGACAATCCGGATCGCGCTCCTCACCGCGGCGATCGCGTGGTGCGCGTCCGCACCCGCCCAGAAGGCGCCGGACCGCGTCGAGGTCGAGGCGGACCGGCTCACCATCGATCAGGGGAAGCACAGCGCGCGGTTCGTGGGCTCCGTCGTGGCGCGCTACGGCGAGCTCACACTCACCTGCGACGAGATGACGGCGACCTACGACGAGCGCGGCGCCATCGCGTCGCTCGAGGCGAGGGGCCGGGTGGGCGTCCGGCGCGGCGACGCCACGGCCGAGGCCCGATCCGCGCGGCTCGACGTGAAGCGGAAGACGCTCGTGCTCGAGGGCGCGCCCGTGGTGACACGCGGGCCGCACCGCCTGTCCGGAAAGCGGGTCGAGGTCCGGCTCGACACCGGCGCCGTCGAGGTGCTCGAGGCGCGCGGCACCTTCGCGTTCCCGCTCGAGGGCGGAAGATGA
- the lptB gene encoding LPS export ABC transporter ATP-binding protein has product MSSRLVAEGLEKSFRGRRVVDGVSLAVAQGEVVSLLGPNGAGKTTAFKLMLGLLKPDRGTVSFDGPLDGLPLHLRARRGLGYLPQGASVFRGLTVRGNLLAVLEARGHQSPAARSNELLERFGLGNLADGRAGALSGGERRRLEFARALASSPRLLLVDEPFAGVDPLAAREIANAIADLARDGVGVLLTDHTVREALGASDRVYIIAEGRIVVDGTPAEVVRSDLARRLYLGEGFDASA; this is encoded by the coding sequence ATGAGCTCGCGGCTCGTCGCCGAGGGGCTCGAGAAGTCGTTCCGCGGGCGCCGGGTCGTCGACGGCGTCTCGCTCGCCGTGGCGCAGGGCGAGGTCGTGAGCCTCCTCGGCCCGAACGGCGCGGGCAAGACGACCGCGTTCAAGCTGATGCTCGGCCTCCTGAAACCGGATCGCGGCACGGTGTCGTTCGACGGGCCGCTCGACGGGCTGCCGCTGCACCTGCGCGCGCGGCGCGGCCTGGGCTACCTGCCCCAGGGCGCCTCGGTCTTCCGCGGGCTGACCGTTCGCGGCAACCTGCTCGCCGTGCTCGAGGCGCGCGGGCACCAATCCCCGGCGGCGCGCTCGAACGAGCTGCTCGAGCGGTTCGGCCTCGGAAATCTCGCGGACGGGCGCGCGGGTGCGCTTTCCGGCGGCGAACGGAGGCGGCTCGAGTTCGCGAGGGCGCTCGCCTCCTCGCCCCGCCTGCTGCTCGTCGACGAACCGTTCGCCGGCGTCGATCCGCTCGCCGCGCGGGAGATAGCAAACGCCATCGCCGATCTCGCGCGCGACGGGGTCGGCGTGCTGCTCACGGATCACACGGTGCGGGAGGCGCTCGGCGCGAGCGATCGGGTCTACATCATCGCCGAGGGACGCATCGTCGTGGACGGCACACCGGCCGAGGTCGTGCGAAGCGATCTCGCGCGCCGCCTCTACCTCGGCGAGGGGTTCGACGCGTCCGCCTGA
- a CDS encoding pyruvate carboxylase subunit B, whose protein sequence is MTKITETALRDAHQSLFATRMRTEDVVATAPLLDRVGFASLEAWGGATFDSCLRFLAEDPWERLRRVKAAAPSTPIQMLLRGQNLVGYRNYADDVVDEFVRLAAANGVDVFRVFDALNDTRNMERALAAIKRTGKHAQGAISYTTSPVHSTESFIETVRTLAELGCDSICIKDMSGIIMPRVAHDLIKALKKAVGLPVVLHSHCTAGTAPMAYQAAIDAGVDRLDCAISPIGGGTAQPHTESIAYAVRGTPEDAGVDFGALASVTEAFKAIREKYLPLIEPISERVDTRVLLYQLPGGMLSNLLSQLKAQNKLDRFEEVLDEVPRVRADCGYPPLVTPTSQIVGTQAVFNVLMGRYKVVSKETKALVQGGYGRTPQPIDPEFAKKILGGGKQIEGRAADHLAPELDALRAEHEPTGLVKRPEDLLTLAMNPQVGKAFLAGEVKAEKAPWEG, encoded by the coding sequence ATGACGAAGATCACCGAGACCGCGCTCAGGGACGCGCACCAGTCGTTGTTCGCGACGCGCATGCGCACGGAGGACGTCGTGGCGACGGCACCGCTGCTCGATCGCGTCGGCTTCGCCTCGCTCGAGGCGTGGGGCGGGGCGACGTTCGACTCGTGCCTCCGCTTCCTCGCCGAGGATCCGTGGGAGCGGCTGCGCCGGGTGAAGGCCGCGGCGCCGAGCACGCCTATCCAGATGCTGCTGCGCGGGCAGAACCTGGTGGGCTACCGCAACTACGCGGACGATGTCGTCGACGAGTTCGTGCGGCTCGCCGCGGCGAACGGCGTCGACGTGTTCCGCGTGTTCGACGCTCTGAACGACACGCGCAACATGGAGCGCGCGCTCGCGGCGATCAAGAGGACCGGGAAGCACGCGCAAGGGGCCATCTCCTACACGACGAGCCCGGTGCACTCGACCGAGTCGTTCATCGAGACGGTGCGCACGCTCGCGGAACTCGGCTGCGATTCGATCTGCATCAAGGACATGTCCGGCATCATCATGCCGCGCGTGGCCCACGACCTCATCAAGGCGCTCAAGAAGGCGGTCGGCCTGCCGGTCGTGCTCCACTCCCACTGCACCGCCGGGACCGCCCCGATGGCGTACCAGGCCGCGATCGACGCGGGCGTCGACCGGCTCGACTGCGCGATCTCGCCCATCGGCGGCGGCACGGCGCAGCCGCACACCGAGAGCATCGCGTACGCGGTGCGGGGCACGCCGGAGGACGCCGGGGTCGACTTCGGCGCGCTCGCGTCCGTCACCGAGGCGTTCAAGGCGATCCGCGAGAAATACCTCCCGCTCATCGAGCCGATCTCGGAGCGCGTCGACACGCGCGTGCTCCTGTACCAGCTCCCGGGCGGCATGCTGTCGAACCTGCTCAGCCAGCTCAAGGCGCAGAACAAGCTCGACAGGTTCGAGGAAGTGCTCGACGAGGTGCCGCGCGTCCGCGCCGACTGCGGGTACCCGCCGCTGGTCACGCCCACGAGCCAGATCGTCGGCACCCAGGCGGTGTTCAACGTGCTCATGGGCCGGTACAAGGTCGTGAGCAAGGAGACCAAGGCGCTCGTCCAGGGCGGCTACGGCCGCACGCCCCAGCCCATCGATCCCGAGTTCGCGAAGAAGATCCTCGGCGGCGGGAAGCAGATCGAGGGGCGCGCCGCCGACCACCTCGCGCCGGAGCTCGACGCGCTGCGCGCCGAGCACGAGCCCACGGGCCTCGTCAAGCGGCCCGAGGATCTGCTCACGCTCGCCATGAACCCGCAGGTCGGCAAGGCGTTCCTCGCGGGCGAGGTGAAGGCCGAGAAGGCGCCCTGGGAAGGCTAG